Proteins from a genomic interval of Rosa chinensis cultivar Old Blush chromosome 2, RchiOBHm-V2, whole genome shotgun sequence:
- the LOC112188494 gene encoding uncharacterized tRNA/rRNA methyltransferase YsgA gives MQCTSIISVPTIHSRKLKLGRNSHSQLSVAHPQSNFEDYDDVKLPLPSHVKSITSTSNPFVKHCHKLRLSSSYRHTHGSVLVVGATPIREICEFQKSLQEKTVMMDCLLLPDNCEVPEWIDDLSVRIVQVSSPVMKKLSGMQSTESIEAMALMRIPTSFSDINADEKEANCRAWFPSPHRVLVLDGVQDPGNLGTLLRSATAFGWNGAFLLPGCCDPFNEKALRASRGASFQLPIISGTWNHLESLISEFQIKMLAGHPETDKKSTPFHLSQNLADSLATVPLSLVLGSEGSGLSEQSRRQSELVTIPMAGDFESLNVSVAGGIFLYMLQPKNHISL, from the exons ATGCAATGCACGAGTATCATCTCAGTGCCCACAATCCACTCCAGAAAGCTCAAACTTGGGAGGAACTCACACTCACAATTATCAGTTGCTCATCCTCAGAGCAACTTTGAAGACTATGATGATGTGAAGCTTCCTCTGCCTTCCCATGTCAAATCCATAACCAGCACTTCAAACCCATTCGTCAAACACTGCCACAAGCTTCGCCTGTCTTCTTCTTATCGCCACACTCATGGTTCAGTTCTCGTTGTGGGTGCTACACCCATCAG GGAAATATGCGAGTTTCAGAAGTCATTGCAAGAGAAAACTGTTATGATGGATTGTTTGCTTCTACCGGATAATTGTGAGGTTCCCGAATGGATTGATGATTTATCTGTTCGTATTGTGCAAGTGAGCTCTCCAGTGATGAAAAAGCTTTCGGGGATGCAATCAACTGAATCTATTGAAGCAATGGCTCTAATGAGAATACCTACGAGTTTTTCAGATATCAATGCTGATGAAAAGGAGGCAAACTGTAGGGCTTGGTTCCCATCTCCACATCGAGTTCTGGTCCTTGATGGTGTTCAG GATCCGGGTAATCTTGGTACACTGCTCAGATCAGCTACAGCTTTTGGATGG AATGGTGCTTTTCTTCTTCCCGGGTGTTGTGATCCATTCAATGAAAAAGCACTCCGAGCAAGCCGAGGAGCATCATTCCAGCTTCCTATTATTTCTGGAACTTGGAATCATCTTGAATCCCTCATAAGTGAATTCCAAATAAAGATGCTAGCTGGCCATCCAGAGACTGATAAAAAGTCGACGCCATTTCACCTTTCTCAAAACCTTGCAGATTCTCTTGCAACAGTGCCACTCAGCTTGGTTTTGGGTAGCGAAGGAAGTGGTCTGTCTGAGCAATCTCGACGGCAATCTGAGCTTGTAACCATTCCAATGGCAGGAGATTTTGAGTCGCTTAATGTTTCAGTTGCTGGTGGGATTTTCTTGTATATGTTGCAACCTAAAAACCATATATCATTATGA